In Sphingopyxis sp. 113P3, one DNA window encodes the following:
- a CDS encoding DinB family protein, with protein MVSLPYKQLIDVKRWADRDLFAAIEQGCDALGEQDMNILLRLLDHIHVVDRIFQHHLEGKPHAYRAPQSETPPRLGALKHGISEVDDWYAAYVEPLPPETFDEAVDFTFTSGRPARMSRGQIILHVCLHGTYHRGNAGALLQLKGLRPGRDSVADYLQAAA; from the coding sequence ATGGTCAGCTTGCCCTATAAGCAACTTATCGATGTAAAACGCTGGGCCGACCGGGACCTGTTTGCGGCGATCGAGCAGGGCTGTGACGCCCTCGGCGAGCAGGACATGAATATTCTTCTTCGTCTTCTCGATCATATCCACGTGGTTGACCGCATCTTCCAGCACCATCTGGAAGGCAAGCCGCACGCCTATCGCGCTCCGCAATCCGAAACGCCCCCTCGCTTGGGCGCGCTGAAGCACGGGATCAGCGAGGTGGACGACTGGTACGCAGCCTATGTCGAGCCGCTCCCACCCGAGACTTTCGACGAAGCGGTCGATTTTACCTTCACCAGCGGCAGGCCTGCGCGGATGAGCCGCGGGCAGATCATTCTCCATGTCTGCCTCCACGGTACCTATCACCGCGGCAACGCCGGCGCGCTCCTGCAGCTCAAGGGCCTCAGGCCGGGGCGCGACAGCGTCGCCGACTATTTGCAGGCGGCCGCCTGA
- a CDS encoding NepR family anti-sigma factor, translating to MNGHGAPPAMEDGSRWSRSPFPGTGGDEWHRVLTGRQSPEPVSAKLRMIYGTIVAEELPDRMLDLLSRLDQKRPE from the coding sequence ATGAACGGTCACGGCGCTCCGCCGGCGATGGAAGATGGCTCGCGCTGGTCCCGCAGTCCCTTCCCCGGCACGGGCGGTGACGAATGGCATCGCGTGCTGACCGGACGGCAATCGCCCGAGCCGGTGAGCGCAAAACTGCGCATGATTTATGGAACGATTGTCGCGGAGGAGCTGCCCGACCGCATGCTCGATCTTTTGTCCCGGCTCGACCAGAAACGTCCCGAATGA
- a CDS encoding TetR/AcrR family transcriptional regulator → MLVQKRTTRARKKAAQARSRATVGALVEATARILVREGFDRASTNRIAEEAGVSIGSLYQYFPGKEALVAAVIERHNHDLMQVVRQAMSEAAREPIGVGIGCLVAAAIEAHGVHPALHRVLAEQTPRTGELEGVELFHREALELFRDYLEDHRAALAVTDLDLAAFICVTSIEALTHSAVIHRPEILAGEAHQRLVAETSRMIAAYLGVRDGS, encoded by the coding sequence ATGCTGGTTCAAAAGCGTACGACGCGTGCAAGAAAGAAGGCTGCTCAGGCACGCTCGCGCGCCACGGTGGGGGCGCTGGTCGAGGCGACCGCTCGCATTCTGGTGCGCGAGGGCTTTGACCGGGCCAGCACGAATCGCATCGCCGAGGAAGCCGGCGTCAGTATCGGCTCGCTCTATCAATATTTCCCAGGCAAGGAGGCGCTCGTGGCCGCGGTCATCGAGCGCCACAACCACGATCTGATGCAGGTCGTTCGCCAAGCGATGTCAGAGGCTGCGCGCGAACCGATCGGAGTCGGGATCGGCTGCCTGGTCGCCGCCGCAATCGAGGCGCACGGGGTCCACCCAGCGTTGCACCGCGTTCTCGCCGAACAGACGCCGCGGACGGGCGAGCTCGAAGGAGTCGAACTCTTCCATCGCGAGGCTCTGGAGCTTTTCCGTGACTATCTGGAGGACCACCGCGCCGCGCTGGCCGTGACCGACCTCGATCTCGCCGCCTTCATCTGCGTCACCTCGATCGAGGCCCTCACGCATAGCGCGGTGATCCACCGCCCCGAGATCCTGGCCGGGGAGGCGCACCAACGGCTCGTCGCTGAGACATCGCGAATGATTGCAGCCTATCTTGGCGTTCGCGACGGGTCGTGA
- a CDS encoding response regulator — translation MTLGEEIRGHLPFLRRYARALTGSQQHGDNFVHTLLEVIVAAPEEFEPIPDARTALYRAFHRIWETVFLSDGEGSDDEDPLIRAANRRLARITPLARQILLLTALEGFSTEEAAMITGTDTETVEALLVEAVDDLDRESRTSVLIIEDEPLIAMELEQIVRDLGHEVAGVATTHDDAVAAFEDTDAGLILADVQLADGSSGIDAVQDILARAPVPAIFITAFPERLLSGNRVEPTFLISKPFRENTVRAAISQSLLFTPELAA, via the coding sequence ATGACACTGGGAGAGGAAATTCGCGGTCATCTGCCGTTCCTGCGCCGCTACGCGCGCGCGTTGACGGGCAGTCAGCAGCACGGCGACAATTTCGTCCACACGCTGCTGGAGGTGATTGTCGCTGCGCCTGAAGAATTCGAACCCATCCCCGACGCGCGCACTGCTCTTTACCGCGCATTTCACCGCATCTGGGAAACGGTGTTCCTGTCCGATGGTGAAGGCTCGGATGACGAGGATCCGCTGATTCGCGCAGCCAATCGGCGCCTTGCCCGGATCACGCCACTGGCCCGCCAGATTCTGCTGCTGACCGCGCTCGAGGGTTTCTCGACCGAAGAAGCAGCCATGATCACCGGCACCGATACCGAGACCGTCGAGGCCCTGCTGGTGGAGGCGGTCGACGACCTGGATCGCGAGAGCAGAACGTCCGTGCTCATCATCGAGGACGAGCCCCTGATTGCGATGGAACTCGAGCAGATCGTCCGCGACCTCGGTCATGAGGTGGCCGGCGTCGCGACAACGCACGACGACGCTGTAGCAGCGTTCGAGGACACCGATGCCGGCCTCATCCTCGCCGACGTCCAACTCGCCGACGGATCCTCGGGCATCGACGCTGTGCAGGACATATTGGCTCGCGCGCCCGTACCGGCGATCTTCATTACCGCCTTTCCCGAACGACTGCTCAGCGGCAATCGCGTTGAGCCCACCTTCCTTATTTCCAAGCCCTTTCGCGAAAATACGGTCCGCGCCGCCATTAGCCAGAGCCTGCTCTTCACTCCTGAGCTGGCGGCCTGA
- a CDS encoding sigma-70 family RNA polymerase sigma factor gives MTSDAPSQPLDDASFKRELAAMLPHLRAFGRSLTGNADLADDLVQETMLKAWKARAQYIPGPASMKSWAFVILRNCFLSQMRRKKFTAEYDELAAEKMLVAPDDQGDSLHLADVQRALLMLPVDQREALVLIGAGGLSYEEGAAICGCAIGTMKSRVSRARAALQDILEGGEMPLRSKDELPASDAFAAIMDKVDDLTANGPAGE, from the coding sequence ATGACGAGCGACGCCCCTTCCCAACCCCTGGACGACGCCAGCTTCAAGCGCGAACTTGCTGCGATGCTGCCGCATTTGCGCGCCTTCGGTCGCAGCCTGACGGGCAATGCTGATCTCGCCGACGATCTGGTGCAGGAAACGATGCTGAAGGCGTGGAAGGCGCGCGCACAATATATCCCGGGGCCGGCAAGCATGAAAAGCTGGGCCTTCGTGATTTTGCGCAACTGCTTTTTGTCGCAGATGCGGCGCAAGAAGTTCACGGCGGAATATGATGAACTCGCGGCCGAGAAGATGCTGGTGGCGCCCGACGATCAGGGCGACAGCCTGCATCTCGCTGACGTCCAGCGCGCCTTGCTCATGCTTCCGGTCGACCAGCGCGAAGCGCTGGTCCTGATCGGTGCGGGCGGACTGAGTTACGAAGAAGGCGCCGCGATCTGCGGCTGCGCGATCGGAACGATGAAAAGCCGCGTTTCACGCGCTCGCGCCGCGCTTCAGGACATTTTGGAGGGCGGCGAGATGCCGCTGCGGAGCAAGGACGAACTGCCCGCGAGCGATGCTTTTGCGGCAATCATGGACAAGGTGGACGATCTGACGGCGAACGGCCCGGCAGGAGAATAG